One Rosa chinensis cultivar Old Blush chromosome 5, RchiOBHm-V2, whole genome shotgun sequence genomic region harbors:
- the LOC112167705 gene encoding protein ROOT HAIR DEFECTIVE 3 homolog 2 — MAAEDSYATQLIDGDGVFNAAGLDRFVKEAKVIDCGLSYAVVAIMGPQSSGKSTLMNHLFYTKFREMDAFRGRSQTTKGIWIAKCVGIEPCTIGMDLEGTDGRERGEDDTTFEKQSALFALAVSDIVLINMWCHDIGREQAANKPLLKTVFQVMMRLFSPRKTTLLFVIRDKTKTPFEYLEPVLREDIQKIWDSVPKPQAHKSTPLSEFFTVEVVALSSYEEKEEKFKEEVAELRQRFFHSISPGGLAGDRRGVVPASGFSFSAQQIWKVIKENRDLDLPAHKVMVATVRCEEIANEKYNHLTSNEDWLALEEAVQSGPVPGFGKRLSSILDTYLSEYDLEAVYFDEGVRNSRRHQLEKRALDFVFPAYTAMLGHLRSHALENFKVRLEQSLNNGERFASSVRTCTEGCMLEFDRGCADAAVQQANWDTSRVREKLRRDLDAHASSIRSTKLSELNNSYEKKLSASLTEPVGALLEAGGEDTWASIRKLLNCETESVVSEFSKAVVGFELDKETIAKMLQNLRDYARNVVEIKAREEAGKVLLHMKDRFSTVFNYDSDSMPRVWTGKEDIKTITRDARAASLKILSVRAAIRLDEKPDNIEKVIFSSLMDGTGTALSSQDTRTRALADPLATSTWEEVSPKDTLITPVQCKSLWRQFKSETEYTVTQAISAQEAHKRSNNWLPPPWAIMAMILLGFNEFMLLLRNPLYLLVLFVAYLLTKALWVQMDIAGEFRHGALSGILSISSKFLPTVMDILRRLAEEAQGRPTPEAPRQPVSLASQSNRSETPQPNPVTSSVPESSVSSNISSSDSGMEYSSPNLTHRRTTNIQEME, encoded by the exons ATGGCGGCGGAGGATAGCTACGCCACGCAGCTGATCGACGGCGACGGCGTATTCAATGCCGCCGGGCTGGACCGATTCGTGAAGGAGGCGAAGGTTATCGATTGCGGGCTCTCGTACGCTGTAGTCGCCATTATGGGGCCTCAGAGTAGCG GGAAGAGTACTTTGATGAATCATCTGTTTTATACTAAGTTCAGGGAGATGGATGCGTTTAGGGGAAG GAGCCAAACGACGAAGGGGATTTGGATTGCTAAGTGTGTTGGCATTGAGCCTTGCACTATAGGCATGGATTTGGAGGGTACTGATGGCAGGGAGAGAGGCGAG GATGATACTACATTCGAGAAACAAAGTGCTCTTTTTGCGTTGGCAGTTTCAGACATTGTACTGATTAACAT GTGGTGCCATGATATTGGTCGGGAGCAGGCTGCAAACAAACCCTTACTGAAAACAGTTTTTCAG GTCATGATGCGCTTATTTAGCCCACGTAAAACGACGTTGTTGTTTGTTATACGCGATAAAACAAAG ACCCCATTTGAGTATCTGGAGCCTGTTTTAAGGGAAGATATACAAAAG ATATGGGATTCAGTTCCAAAGCCCCAAGCCCATAAAAGCACCCCGCTCAGTGAATTTTTCACT GTAGAAGTAGTTGCTTTGTCCAGTTAtgaagagaaggaggagaagttTAAGGAGGAG GTTGCTGAACTGCGGCAGCGTTTTTTCCATTCTATATCTCCAGGAGGGCTTGCTGGTGATAGACGGGGTGTTGTCCCTGCCTCCGGATTTTCATTTAGTGCACAACAGATTTGGAAAGTAATCAAAGAGAACAGGGACCTGGATCTTCCTGCTCACAAG GTTATGGTTGCTACTGTTCGGTGTGAAGAGATTGCTAATGAGAAATACAATCACTTGACGTCTAATGAG GATTGGTTGGCATTGGAAGAAGCTGTGCAAAGTGGTCCAGTACCAGGTTTTGGTAAACGGCTCAGCTCCATCCTAGACACCTATCTTTCTGA ATATGACTTGGAGGCCGTCTACTTTGATGAAGGTGTAAGGAACTCAAGACGACACCAATTGGAAAAAAGAGCATTGGAT TTTGTGTTCCCTGCGTACACTGCCATGCTTGGGCACCTACGTTCTCATGCATTGGAAAATTTTAAAGTGAGATTGGAGCAGTCATTAAACAACGGAGAAAGATTTGCCTCATCTGTTCGAACCTGTACAGAAGGATGCATGCTTGAATTTGACCGTGGATGTGCAG ATGCTGCTGTACAGCAGGCTAATTGGGATACTTCAAGAGTTCGAGAAAAGCTCCGACGTGATTTAGATGCACATGCATCATCTATTCGTAGTACAAAGTTGTCAGAATTGAATAACAGTTATGAG AAAAAACTCTCAGCTTCTTTAACTGAACCTGTGGGGGCTCTACTTGAAGCTGGAGGAGAAGACACCTGGGCTTCAATAAGGAAACTTCTTAATTGTGAGACTGAATCTGTAGTATCAGAGTTCTCAAAAGCAGTTGTTGGTTTTGAGTTGGACAAAGAAACAATTGCGAAAATGTTGCAAAATTTAAGGGATTATGCAAGAAATGTGGTAGAGATAAAAGCAAGAGAAGAGGCTGGGAAAGTTCTGCTCCACATGAAGGATCG GTTTTCAACAGTCTTCAATTATGACAGTGATTCAATGCCTAGGGTATGGACTGGGAAGGAAGACATTAAAACCATAACCAGGGATGCCCGTGCTGCG TCCCTCAAGATTTTATCAGTTAGAGCTGCTATTCGCTTGGATGAGAAGCCTGATAATATTGAAAAAGTTATCTTTTCTTCTCTAATGGATGGAACTGGTACCGCTTTGTCCTCGCAAGATACGAGAACGAGAGCTTTAGCAGATCCTCTTGCGACAAGCACTTGGGAGGAG GTTTCTCCAAAGGATACGCTGATTACACCAGTGCAATGCAAATCACTGTGGAGACAGTTCAAATCAGAAACTGAGTATACTGTCACTCAAGCTATTTCAGCACAG GAGGCTCACAAGCGTAGTAACAACTGGTTGCCTCCTCCGTGGGCCATTATGGCAATGATTCTTCTTGGTTTCAATGAATTTATGCTCCTTTTAAG GAACCCTCTCTACCTCTTGGTTCTTTTTGTTGCATATTTACTTACGAAGGCCTTATGGGTACAGATGGACATTGCGGGAGAGTTCCGACATGGTGCT CTTTCAGGAATATTATCCATTTCATCGAAGTTTCTTCCCACTGTCATGGATATCCTGAGACGGCTTGCAGAGGAAGCTCAAGGGCGTCCAACACCTGAAGCGCCAAGACAGCCAGTTTCTCTTGCTTCTCAAAGTAATAGAAGTGAAACACCTCAGCCAAATCCAGTAACGAGCTCAGTTCCTGAGTCATCCGTATCATCTAATATTTCATCTTCTGATAGTGGCATGGAATACTCGAGCCCTAACTTGACGCACAGGCGAACCACAAACATTCAGGAGATGGAATGA
- the LOC112167706 gene encoding uncharacterized protein LOC112167706 isoform X3 has product MAEIQGGNSGSFVMRDYRKGNWTVGETMVLIEAKKMDEERRIMKRSGSGSGDHGADQTPRSISKPAELRWKWVEDYCWKKGCLRSQNQCNDKWDNLMRDYKKVREYEKRSVGVGENKELASYWKLEKSERKERNLPTNMVPQIYEALVEVVEKREMGRIVVGGGGASVSGSISPNPNIGYAVERPIISGIHQSTVLSPPPVLQQHLIQPQPISAMHLLPAPLAAQPPPPLPYSQPIPPVDSTAKRRRRGGGASGGGGDQQQGISTSGTVSASTSSELGTAISRGASMIAEALQGCEESEERRHREILSLHERRIQIEESKTEINRQGINGLVDAINKLANSIHALASNSNQSSAPK; this is encoded by the exons ATGGCTGAAATTCAAGGAGGGAACAGTGGCAGTTTTGTAATGAGGGACTACAGGAAAGGGAACTGGACAGTGGGGGAGACAATGGTTCTGATTGAGGCAAAGAAGATGGATGAGGAGAGAAGAATAATGAAGAGAAGTGGTAGTGGTAGTGGGGATCATGGGGCTGATCAGACCCCCAGATCAATAAGCAAACCAGCTGAGCTGAGATGGAAATGGGTGGAAGACTATTGCTGGAAGAAAGGGTGCTTGAGAAGCCAAAACCAGTGCAATGACAAGTGGGACAATCTCATGAGGGACTACAAGAAAGTGAGGGAGTATGAGAAGAGAAGTGTAGGGGTGGGAGAGAATAAGGAGTTGGCATCTTACTGGAAGCTTGAGAAGAGTGAGAGGAAGGAGAGGAACTTGCCCACAAATATGGTGCCTCAGATTTATGAGGCTTTGGTTGAGGtggtggagaagagagagatgggtAGAATTGTGgtcggtggtggtggtgcttcTGTTTCTGGGTCCATTAGTCCCAACCCCAACATTGGATATGCGGTGGAGAGACCCATAATTAGTGGCATCCATCAGTCTACAGtgctctctcctcctcctgtgCTGCAACAGCACCTGATCCAACCACAACCAATTTCAGCAATGCATCTTTTACCAGCACCATTGGCAGCTCAACCACCACCTCCTCTTCCATATTCTCAACCTATTCCCCCAGTAG ACTCAACAgccaagaggaggaggagaggaggaggagcaagTGGTGGAGGTGGAGATCAGCAGCAGGGGATCAGTACCAGTGGGACTGTGAGTGCAAGCACCTCAAGTGAATTGGGCACTGCTATTTCCAGAGGAGCTTCCATGATTGCAGAAGCTCTTCAGGGCTGTGAGGAGAGTGAAGAGAGGAGGCACAGAGAGATTTTGAGTTTGCATGAGAGAAGGATTCAGATTGAAGAGTCTAAAACTGAGATCAACAGGCAAGGAATCAATGGCCTTGTTGATGCCATTAACAAACTTGCTAATTCCATCCATGCCTTGGCTTCCAACAGCAACCAATCTTCAGCTCCAAAGTGA
- the LOC112167706 gene encoding uncharacterized protein LOC112167706 isoform X2, with product MAEIQGGNSGSFVMRDYRKGNWTVGETMVLIEAKKMDEERRIMKRSGSGSGDHGADQTPRSISKPAELRWKWVEDYCWKKGCLRSQNQCNDKWDNLMRDYKKVREYEKRSVGVGENKELASYWKLEKSERKERNLPTNMVPQIYEALVEVVEKREMGRIVVGGGGASVSGSISPNPNIGYAVERPIISGIHQSTVLSPPPVLQQHLIQPQPISAMHLLPAPLAAQPPPPLPYSQPIPPVGSDSDTSEHSDSTAKRRRRGGGASGGGGDQQQGISTSGTVSASTSSELGTAISRGASMIAEALQGCEESEERRHREILSLHERRIQIEESKTEINRQGINGLVDAINKLANSIHALASNSNQSSAPK from the exons ATGGCTGAAATTCAAGGAGGGAACAGTGGCAGTTTTGTAATGAGGGACTACAGGAAAGGGAACTGGACAGTGGGGGAGACAATGGTTCTGATTGAGGCAAAGAAGATGGATGAGGAGAGAAGAATAATGAAGAGAAGTGGTAGTGGTAGTGGGGATCATGGGGCTGATCAGACCCCCAGATCAATAAGCAAACCAGCTGAGCTGAGATGGAAATGGGTGGAAGACTATTGCTGGAAGAAAGGGTGCTTGAGAAGCCAAAACCAGTGCAATGACAAGTGGGACAATCTCATGAGGGACTACAAGAAAGTGAGGGAGTATGAGAAGAGAAGTGTAGGGGTGGGAGAGAATAAGGAGTTGGCATCTTACTGGAAGCTTGAGAAGAGTGAGAGGAAGGAGAGGAACTTGCCCACAAATATGGTGCCTCAGATTTATGAGGCTTTGGTTGAGGtggtggagaagagagagatgggtAGAATTGTGgtcggtggtggtggtgcttcTGTTTCTGGGTCCATTAGTCCCAACCCCAACATTGGATATGCGGTGGAGAGACCCATAATTAGTGGCATCCATCAGTCTACAGtgctctctcctcctcctgtgCTGCAACAGCACCTGATCCAACCACAACCAATTTCAGCAATGCATCTTTTACCAGCACCATTGGCAGCTCAACCACCACCTCCTCTTCCATATTCTCAACCTATTCCCCCAGTAG GCTCAGATTCTGATACAAGTGAGCATTCAGACTCAACAgccaagaggaggaggagaggaggaggagcaagTGGTGGAGGTGGAGATCAGCAGCAGGGGATCAGTACCAGTGGGACTGTGAGTGCAAGCACCTCAAGTGAATTGGGCACTGCTATTTCCAGAGGAGCTTCCATGATTGCAGAAGCTCTTCAGGGCTGTGAGGAGAGTGAAGAGAGGAGGCACAGAGAGATTTTGAGTTTGCATGAGAGAAGGATTCAGATTGAAGAGTCTAAAACTGAGATCAACAGGCAAGGAATCAATGGCCTTGTTGATGCCATTAACAAACTTGCTAATTCCATCCATGCCTTGGCTTCCAACAGCAACCAATCTTCAGCTCCAAAGTGA
- the LOC112167706 gene encoding uncharacterized protein LOC112167706 isoform X1, which produces MAEIQGGNSGSFVMRDYRKGNWTVGETMVLIEAKKMDEERRIMKRSGSGSGDHGADQTPRSISKPAELRWKWVEDYCWKKGCLRSQNQCNDKWDNLMRDYKKVREYEKRSVGVGENKELASYWKLEKSERKERNLPTNMVPQIYEALVEVVEKREMGRIVVGGGGASVSGSISPNPNIGYAVERPIISGIHQSTVLSPPPVLQQHLIQPQPISAMHLLPAPLAAQPPPPLPYSQPIPPTCEGSDSDTSEHSDSTAKRRRRGGGASGGGGDQQQGISTSGTVSASTSSELGTAISRGASMIAEALQGCEESEERRHREILSLHERRIQIEESKTEINRQGINGLVDAINKLANSIHALASNSNQSSAPK; this is translated from the exons ATGGCTGAAATTCAAGGAGGGAACAGTGGCAGTTTTGTAATGAGGGACTACAGGAAAGGGAACTGGACAGTGGGGGAGACAATGGTTCTGATTGAGGCAAAGAAGATGGATGAGGAGAGAAGAATAATGAAGAGAAGTGGTAGTGGTAGTGGGGATCATGGGGCTGATCAGACCCCCAGATCAATAAGCAAACCAGCTGAGCTGAGATGGAAATGGGTGGAAGACTATTGCTGGAAGAAAGGGTGCTTGAGAAGCCAAAACCAGTGCAATGACAAGTGGGACAATCTCATGAGGGACTACAAGAAAGTGAGGGAGTATGAGAAGAGAAGTGTAGGGGTGGGAGAGAATAAGGAGTTGGCATCTTACTGGAAGCTTGAGAAGAGTGAGAGGAAGGAGAGGAACTTGCCCACAAATATGGTGCCTCAGATTTATGAGGCTTTGGTTGAGGtggtggagaagagagagatgggtAGAATTGTGgtcggtggtggtggtgcttcTGTTTCTGGGTCCATTAGTCCCAACCCCAACATTGGATATGCGGTGGAGAGACCCATAATTAGTGGCATCCATCAGTCTACAGtgctctctcctcctcctgtgCTGCAACAGCACCTGATCCAACCACAACCAATTTCAGCAATGCATCTTTTACCAGCACCATTGGCAGCTCAACCACCACCTCCTCTTCCATATTCTCAACCTATTCCCCCA ACATGTGAAGGCTCAGATTCTGATACAAGTGAGCATTCAGACTCAACAgccaagaggaggaggagaggaggaggagcaagTGGTGGAGGTGGAGATCAGCAGCAGGGGATCAGTACCAGTGGGACTGTGAGTGCAAGCACCTCAAGTGAATTGGGCACTGCTATTTCCAGAGGAGCTTCCATGATTGCAGAAGCTCTTCAGGGCTGTGAGGAGAGTGAAGAGAGGAGGCACAGAGAGATTTTGAGTTTGCATGAGAGAAGGATTCAGATTGAAGAGTCTAAAACTGAGATCAACAGGCAAGGAATCAATGGCCTTGTTGATGCCATTAACAAACTTGCTAATTCCATCCATGCCTTGGCTTCCAACAGCAACCAATCTTCAGCTCCAAAGTGA